From Eptesicus fuscus isolate TK198812 chromosome 13, DD_ASM_mEF_20220401, whole genome shotgun sequence, the proteins below share one genomic window:
- the JRKL gene encoding jerky protein homolog-like, translating into MSGKRKRVVLTIKDKLDIIKKLEDGGSSKQLAVIYGIGETTVRDIRKNKEKIITYASSSDSTSLLAKRKSMKPSMYEELDRAMLEWFNQQRAKGNPVSGPICAKRAEFFFYALGMDGDFNPSAGWLTRFKQRHSIREINIRNERLNGDETAVEDFCNNFRDFIERENLQPEQIYNADETGLFWKCLPSRTSVIKGKCTVFGHKSIEERVTIMCCANATGLHKLKLCVVGKPKKPCSFKSADTSNLPVSYFSQKGAWMDLSIFRQWFDKIFVPQVREHLRSRGLQEKAVLLLNNSPTHPNENVLRSDDGQIFAKYLPPNVASLIQPSDQGVIATMKTNYRAGLLQSNLEEGNDLKSFWKKLTLLDALYEVAMAWNLVKPVTISRAWKKILPTIEEREGLDFDEEDISLATVATILQHTKGLENVTTENIEKWLEVDSTEPGYEVLTDSEIIRRAQGQTEESSENEEEAIELIPEKHINHAAALQWTESLLDYLEQQGDIILPDKLVIRKLRATIRNKQKMTNSSQ; encoded by the coding sequence ATGTCCGGGAAACGGAAGCGAGTGGTGTTGACGATTAAAGATAAGCTTGATATAATAAAGAAACTTGAAGACGGAGGTTCTTCCAAGCAGCTGGCAGTGATTTATGGAATTGGTGAGACAACGGTTAGGGATATAAGGAAAAACAAGGAGAAAATTATAACGTACGCGAGCAGTTCTGATTCCACCAGCCTTCTGGCCAAAAGGAAGTCCATGAAGCCATCCATGTATGAGGAACTGGACCGAGCAATGCTGGAGTGGTTCAACCAGCAGAGAGCCAAAGGGAATCCTGTGTCTGGGCCCATTTGTGCAAAAAGGGCCGAGTTCTTCTTCTATGCTTTGGGAATGGATGGTGATTTTAACCCCTCTGCCGGTTGGCTGACTCGTTTTAAGCAGCGGCACAGCATTCGAGAAATTAACATTAGGAATGAAAGACTGAACGGAGACGAGACCGCCGTGGAAGATTTTTGTAACAACTTCCGAGACTTTATTGAACGAGAGAATCTGCAGCCTGAACAGATCTACAATGCGGATGAAACTGGACTCTTTTGGAAATGCCTGCCTTCCAGGACTTCAGTAATCAAAGGTAAATGCACTGTCTTTGGGCACAAGTCCATTGAAGAAAGAGTCACCATCATGTGTTGTGCCAATGCAACAGGTTTACACAAACTTAAACTTTGTGTTGTGGGGAAACCAAAGAAACCTTGCTCCTTCAAGTCAGCCGACACCTCAAACCTGCCAGTCTCTTACTTCAGCCAGAAAGGTGCGTGGATGGACCTTTCCATTTTCCGACAGTGGTTTGACAAGATCTTTGTGCCACAAGTTCGAGAGCACTTACGCTCCCGAGGCCTACAGGAAAAGGCTGTGCTCTTGTTGAACAATTCACCAACACATCCAAATGAAAATGTCCTTAGGTCGGATGATGgccaaatatttgctaaatatttaCCACCTAATGTGGCTTCACTGATTCAGCCCTCCGACCAGGGTGTCATAGCAACAATGAAGACAAACTATCGTGCAGGTCTTCTCCAGAGCAACTTGGAAGAGGGTAATGACCTGAAATCATTCTGGAAAAAGCTAACTCTCCTGGATGCACTGTATGAAGTAGCAATGGCTTGGAATTTAGTAAAGCCAGTTACCATTAGCAGAGCATGGAAGAAGATCCTTCCTACcatagaggagagagaaggctTGGACTTTGATGAAGAAGATATTTCGCTGGCTACCGTGGCCACCATTTTACAACACACCAAAGGATTGGAAAATGTGACTACTGAAAACATTGAAAAATGGCTTGAAGTGGACAGTACTGAACCTGGTTATGAAGTATTAACTGACAGTGAAATCATCAGAAGAGCCCAAGGCCAGACAGAGGAAtccagtgaaaatgaggaggaggCAATAGAACTAATTCCAGAGAAACATATCAATCATGCAGCTGCTCTCCAATGGACTGAAAGTTTATTGGATTATCTAGAACAACAAGGTGATATAATTCTGCCCGATAAACTGGTGATACGTAAACTTCGAGCCACCATCAGAAATAAACAGAAGATGACCAACTCAAGCCAATAA